The Fusobacterium polymorphum genome segment GATAACCATTCATTAGAAAATCAAAAATAGACCATATTTCAGCCAAACTATTTTCTAATGGTGTTCCTGTAAGTGCTAGCTTAAATTCTGAGTTTATCTTTTTTACAGCCTGAGCTATTTTTGTTTTATGATTTTTAATATATTGAGCTTCATCTAGGATAATAGTATTAAAGTTAATATTTTCATATAAATCAATATCTCTTTTTAAGTAATCATAAGAAGTTATTACCACTTCATTTTTTAAATTAGAAAGAAGCCCCTCTCTATTTTTTCTATCTCCATATACTGATAATATTGAAACTGATGAATTAAATTTATTAAATTCATTTTCCCAGTTTAAAATTAGAGAAGCTGGTGTAATAATTAAACAAGGTCTTTCTCTTTCAATGCTTTCTAAATAGGTAATAACTTGCAAAGTTTTACCAAGTCCCATATCATCTGCTAGTATCCCACCTAAATTCATAGATCTTAATTTTAACATCCATTCAACACCAACAATTTGATATTCTCTTAAAATTTTTTTATATTTAGCAGGAATTTCTTCAATTTTTTGTTCAAATAATTTATTAAAATCTGGATTTTTCTCTATATTCATATATTTATTTTGAAGAGCATTTAATTGATAAGCTCTAAAATTTGGAATTTTTATATTTCCTTTTTTTAAATCAGCATCTTTTATATTAAAATCTTTTATAAAATCATCTAAAAATTCAAGTTGCTCCTGATCCATCAGTATTATTTCACCTTTTTTTAATCTATAATACTTCTTTTTAGCTCTATACTGATTTAATATATCAATAATTTCTCCTTTATCTAAGTCAGTTGAAGAGAAATCTAATTCTAAAAAATTAGAAGTTACTTTAACTCCAACAGAATAATTAATCTTTCTAGTTTTATTAAAGTTTTTAATAGATTGACTTAAATATATATCAGCATAGGTATGAAGTAATGGAATAATATCTTCAATAAATTTATCAATTTCTGATTTTTTCTCTATAATCATAGTTTCATTTATTTCATATACCTTTTGATAAAAATTTATATAATTTTTTAAGTTTTTAATAATATTGGGATTTAACATTTCAAATATTTCTACAATTTGAATTAAATTTGTATTTACAAAATGATTTTTATATTCTAACTTAAAGATAAGATCCCCATCACTATTAATATCTAAATAAATTTTAGGTTTTTTATTTGAATAATTTTTAATTAAATCTAAATATTCTTCTGAAATATTAAAATGCTCTAATTTATCTTGGAAGAATGAAAAAATCTCAAAAAATTTATCTTCTAACAATACTAAACTTTCTCTTGCTAATTTATTAAATAATTTCATTTCATATTCATTGATATTCATATATAGAAAAATTTTATCTTTTTTATCATATTTGTATATTCTATTTTTAGTAATTATAAAATTCTTTTCTATAAATGAAAGTTCATAATTAAATCTATAACTACGCCAATCTGATTTATCTTGAACTTTTTCCTTTTTCTTTTTCCTTTGGATTATAATATTTATTTTTTAAATATATTTCATAATATTTATCATTTTTCTCTATAATTAATTCTATTTTAAAATCTTCTTCTTCAAAGATGATTTCATCATAAGGATTATCAAAGTAAGTGTTATAAAAATCATCCATATTATTTTCATTTAAATCTAGTATATTTTTCTTAAATTGATTTATGCTATTAGAATATTTTATTATAAAATCTAATTGTTTTTTTGAAAAATCAGTAAAAGCATTATAATGCATACTAACTTTTAATTCTTTTCCAAAATTTTTAAATTCTTTATCTTTAATAGCGATTATAATTTGTGAATAGATATCTTGTATTGTATATAACTTATCTTTACCTATTTTAAATTTTATTTTAGGAAAATTTCTGCTACTATGAAGTCCATCAAATTCTATACTAGGTACTAAATTTAAAGAAGAAGTTTCTATTTTACTAAGTTTATCTATTATATCTTCTTTTAAAATTTCTTTAAACCATTCATTATTAATTGTTTCTTGAACTATTTTACTTCTTTTTTCAAAATATTTTTCAACAGTTTCTTCTTTATCTTCATTTTTTTCATATTCATAAGGAGCTTCTAAATCATTATCTATAACATATTTTGCTAGTTGCCAAACATGTCCACAAGGTTCCATAGAATTATGGAAACCACAAGTACAGGAACTATACTCATAATTTCCCTCATTATTTATAGTTAGAGAAGTTTCATTTTCATAGCCAGCAATTATACTTTCCATCTCTATAAGTATAGAATCTATTTTATCAATATGAGTTATTTCTAGTCTTATAATTCCATACTTTAATTCTATATAATGTTTTTTAGCATAGTTTAAATTTCTATTGTTTATATATTGAGTTTCTATATCTAATAAATCAATTTTCACTTTTAGTTCTCCATTATAAAATTTATTTAGAAAAATAGGCTGTTGCAAATATGTAACAGCCTTCAATTTTTATTTTACCAAATGAGTGATTTTTTCATCTTTAAAGTCTAAGTTATGTATAGAATTTATATATCTAATTGTTTTTGATAGTCCTCTTACAACAAGAGTTTGAGTTCTAGCAATATTTCCTTTTCTTTTAACACCTTCTAATAAATCTCCACCTGTTATTCCAGTAGCAGAAAAAATTATCTCATCATCTTTCGCTAAATCTTCAAGCTTTAAAATTTCTCCAACTTTTAATCCTTGTTCTTCACATCTTAATTTTTCAAATTTTGATATTTTATCATTTTCAAGAGAAGCACCTTTTACTTCACTTCTAAGTTTTAACCTTGCTTGCATATCTCCACCTAATGCTCTTATAACAGCAGCAGAAATAACTCCTTCTGGAGCTCCACCAACACCATAAAGCATATCTACATCTGAATCTATCATACAAGTAAGTATTGAGCCTGCAACATCTCCATCTGGTAGAGCATAAACTTTTATTCCCATAGCTTGTAAATCTTTAATCAACTCTTTATGTCTTGGTTTGTCTAAAATAACTATCATTAAATCTTTTAATTCTTTATTTAATGCTTTGGCAACAGCATGAATATTATCTTCAAGAGGTTTCGATAAATCTATTTTTCCTTTTGCTTCTGGTCCAACAATTAATTTTTCCATATACATATCAGGAGCTTTTAAGAAACTTCCTTTTTTTCCAACAGCTAAAACAGTTATAGCATTTGGCTGACCTTGAGCAGTCATTCTAGTTCCTTCAACAGGGTCAACAGCAATATCAACAGGGTCAACATAAGTGACAGAATCTTTTTCTTCTTCATTATAGATTTGTCCAACTTTTTCCCCTATATATAACATAGGAGCTTCATCAATTTCTCCTTCTCCTATTACTATCTCTCCATCAATTGCAAGTCTGTTAAGCATAGTTCTCATGGCATCTACACCAGCTTGGTCAGCCGATTCTTTCTTTCCTCTACCAACCCATTTATGTGCAGCAAGTGCTGCTGCTTCTGTAACTCTTGCAAATTCTAAAGCTAGTTCTCTTTTCATTTTTCCTCCTCAGTCTTTTCAGTTTTAATATTATTTTTTTCTACATATTTATATATTACTTCATTTTCTTTTACCATTTGGAACATATTTCTAGCTACTTTTTCTTTTTCAAATTCATCATCTAAGGAAGCAATTTTCTTATCATATTTTTCTATATCTGCTTTTATCTCTTCAATTTTTTTATTGACAGCAACAATTTCTTCCCTAATACTCTTTTTTTTTGAAAGACTATGTTTTATTTGGAGTATAACATTGAAACTTGATAGTAATAAAATAATTATTACTATTAGCCATAATAATCTTTTATTCATTTTCTTCTTTTA includes the following:
- a CDS encoding DEAD/DEAH box helicase codes for the protein MNIIIQRKKKKEKVQDKSDWRSYRFNYELSFIEKNFIITKNRIYKYDKKDKIFLYMNINEYEMKLFNKLARESLVLLEDKFFEIFSFFQDKLEHFNISEEYLDLIKNYSNKKPKIYLDINSDGDLIFKLEYKNHFVNTNLIQIVEIFEMLNPNIIKNLKNYINFYQKVYEINETMIIEKKSEIDKFIEDIIPLLHTYADIYLSQSIKNFNKTRKINYSVGVKVTSNFLELDFSSTDLDKGEIIDILNQYRAKKKYYRLKKGEIILMDQEQLEFLDDFIKDFNIKDADLKKGNIKIPNFRAYQLNALQNKYMNIEKNPDFNKLFEQKIEEIPAKYKKILREYQIVGVEWMLKLRSMNLGGILADDMGLGKTLQVITYLESIERERPCLIITPASLILNWENEFNKFNSSVSILSVYGDRKNREGLLSNLKNEVVITSYDYLKRDIDLYENINFNTIILDEAQYIKNHKTKIAQAVKKINSEFKLALTGTPLENSLAEIWSIFDFLMNGYLFNYDYFYKNYEKAIVLQDEKNIIERLKNMVEPFILRRLKKDVLKELPEKIEETYFIEMNQEEKNLYQANLIKINETLAQNIDVNTNKIEVLAMLTKLRQICIDPRLLYEDISSSSSKINACIELIKKSIENKQRILLFSSFTTVLDLVAEECDNLSIPYFMLTGETNKVKRNQLVEDFQNEAVPLFLISLKAGGTGLNLTKASVVIHLDPWWNISAQNQATDRAHRIGQEDTVQVFSLIIKNTIEEKILNLQNKKKELSDIFVENSKGSFSSLTKEELFDLFKLE
- the glpX gene encoding class II fructose-bisphosphatase — its product is MKRELALEFARVTEAAALAAHKWVGRGKKESADQAGVDAMRTMLNRLAIDGEIVIGEGEIDEAPMLYIGEKVGQIYNEEEKDSVTYVDPVDIAVDPVEGTRMTAQGQPNAITVLAVGKKGSFLKAPDMYMEKLIVGPEAKGKIDLSKPLEDNIHAVAKALNKELKDLMIVILDKPRHKELIKDLQAMGIKVYALPDGDVAGSILTCMIDSDVDMLYGVGGAPEGVISAAVIRALGGDMQARLKLRSEVKGASLENDKISKFEKLRCEEQGLKVGEILKLEDLAKDDEIIFSATGITGGDLLEGVKRKGNIARTQTLVVRGLSKTIRYINSIHNLDFKDEKITHLVK
- a CDS encoding FtsB family cell division protein, whose protein sequence is MNKRLLWLIVIIILLLSSFNVILQIKHSLSKKKSIREEIVAVNKKIEEIKADIEKYDKKIASLDDEFEKEKVARNMFQMVKENEVIYKYVEKNNIKTEKTEEEK